One Manihot esculenta cultivar AM560-2 chromosome 6, M.esculenta_v8, whole genome shotgun sequence DNA segment encodes these proteins:
- the LOC110618278 gene encoding probable serine/threonine-protein kinase SIS8 isoform X5, which translates to MDGFYDLYGIFMESTSERMPSLVDLQGTPVSDNVSWEAVLVNRVADANLLKLEQKALEMAVKLRSESPISTDRDFVQKLAVLVSDYMGGSVGDPDNITRAWRSLSYSLKATLGSMVLPLGSLTIGLARHRALMFKVLVDSVGVPCRLVKGHQYTGSDDVAMNFVKIDDGREYIVDLMAAPGTLIPSDVAGSHIVYDESFFSSSHLSQAIDSSHRASSSSGVASSFEEHSDVGTLEKKSRLRNVAGSRNQSDERCEFHEFANMTRTIKGEEESKMILDDFKKCSNVEKGPGRESPVRPSYPFTHGRSPSWTEGVSSPAAHRLKVKDVSQYMIDAAKENPQLAQKLHDVLLESGVVAPPSLFTEIYHEQLDGSTNEAKSPAEDKDDYKQISEARHMKDQDDLGPAQFLPPLPHQRLHYKASPVSNQPEQLKPVEDLRLNHPFETIDVTRQPVSLQSEATSASCAKNVPVAAAAAAAAVVASSMVVAVAKSSTDSNLPVAAAAAAAATTAAVSKQYEQCTRSDGDAKSSGYESRGSKDHGNGGQERGTPGENSEGQRMSDRSAGNDSLKSDAGLDDIAECDIPWEEITLGERIGLGSYGEVYRGDWHGTEVAVKRFLDQGISGESLEEFRSEVRIMKRLRHPNVVLFMGAVTHAPNLSIVTEFLPRGSLYRLIHRPNNQLDERRRLRMALDTARGMNYLHNCTPMIVHRDLKSPNLLVDKNWVVKVSDFGLSRMKHNTFLSSRSAAGTAEWMAPEVLRNEPSDEKCDVYSFGVILWELCTLQQPWGGMNPMQVVGAVGFQQRRLEIPDGMDPVIADVIRKCWQTDPKLRPTFAEIMAALKPLQKPITGAQVPRRSSSTRGGHEKGQVSREEEEQAG; encoded by the exons ATGGATGGTTTCTATGACCTGTATGGAATTTTCATGGAGTCCACATCAGAAAGAATGCCTTCACTAGTTGATTTGCAAGGAACACCAGTTTCAGATAATGTCAGCTGGGAAGCAGTACTTGTGAATAGGGTTGCTGATGCTAACTTGTTGAAACTTGAACAGAAGGCACTTGAGATGGCGGTCAAGTTAAGGTCTGAATCTCCAATTTCCACAGATAGAGATTTTGTGCAAAAGCTTGCTGTTTTAGTTTCTGATTACATGGGTGGATCAGTTGGGGATCCTGACAACATCACTAGGGCATGGCGGAGTCTTAGCTACAGTTTGAAAGCAACACTTGGGAGCATGGTTTTGCCACTTGGTTCTCTTACAATTGGATTGGCTCGCCATCGTGCATTAATGTTCAAG GTTTTGGTGGATAGTGTGGGTGTACCTTGCCGGCTGGTAAAAGGTCATCAATACACTGGTTCTGATGATGTGGCCATGAATTTCGTAAAGATTGATGATGGAAG GGAGTACATTGTTGATCTAATGGCAGCTCCTGGCACTCTTATTCCTTCTGATGTAGCTGGATCACATATAGTATATGATgagtctttcttttcttctagtCATTTGTCTCAAGCCATTGACTCATCTCATAGAGCTTCTTCTAGTAGTGGAGTAGCTAGTTCATTTGAAGAACATTCAGATGTTGGCACACTGGAGAAGAAATCCAGATTAAGGAATGTCGCTGGTTCCAGAAATCAATCTGATGAAAGGTGTGAATTTCATGAATTTGCAAACATGACCAGGACAATCAAAGGTGAAGAAGAATCAAAGATGATCTTGGATGATTTTAAGAAATGTTCTAATGTAGAGAAGGGGCCGGGGCGGGAGAGTCCTGTAAGGCCTAGTTATCCTTTTACCCATGGAAGATCTCCTTCATGGACTGAAGGTGTTAGCTCTCCTGCTGCTCATAGATTGAAAGTGAAAGATGTTTCACAATACATGATTGATGCCGCCAAAGAAAATCCACAATTAGCTCAGAAACTTCATGATGTATTACTAGAAAGTGGTGTTGTCGCTCCCCCTAGCTTGTTTACTGAAATTTATCATGAGCAGTTAGACGGATCAACTAATGAAGCCAAGTCCCCTGCAGAGGATAAGGATGACTACAAACAGATCAGTGAAGCCAGGCATATGAAAGATCAAGATGATCTCGGTCCTGCTCAATTTTTGCCCCCTCTGCCTCATCAGAGACTGCATTATAAGGCAAGTCCTGTTTCTAACCAACCTGAGCAACTTAAACCTGTTGAAGATTTAAGGTTAAACCATCCTTTTGAGACAATAGATGTCACTAGACAACCTGTGTCATTGCAGTCTGAAGCAACTTCAGCGAGTTGTGCAAAAAATGTTCCTGTTGCTGCAGCAGCCGCTGCTGCAGCTGTTGTTGCATCTTCTATGGTTGTTGCTGTGGCAAAGTCAAGCACTGACTCAAACCTTCCTGTAGCTGCTGCTGCCGCTGCTGCTGCAACAACTGCAGCTGTCAGTAAGCAGTATGAGCAGTGCACAAGAAGTGATGGCGATGCAAAAAGTTCTGGTTATGAGTCACGAGGTAGCAAAGACCATGGAAATGGTGGCCAAGAACGTGGTACTCCAGGGGAAAATtcagaaggccagagaatgtcTGATAGATCAGCTGGCAATGATAGCTTGAAATCTGATGCAGGACTAGATGACATCGCAGAGTGTGACATTCCATGGGAGGAAATCACCTTGGGTGAACGCATTGGACTTG GGTCATATGGAGAGGTATATCGTGGAGATTGGCATGGAACT GAAGTGGCTGTGAAGAGGTTCCTGGACCAAGGTATTTCTGGTGAATCACTTGAAGAATTCAGAAGTGAG GTTCGAATCATGAAAAGACTCAGACATCCCAATGTGGTTCTTTTCATGGGAGCGGTAACTCATGCCCCAAATCTTTCCATAGTTACAGAATTTCTTCCCAG AGGTAGTTTATATAGATTAATTCACAGGCCCAACAATCAATTAGACGAGCGGAGGCGTTTGAGGATGGCTCTTGATACT GCCCGAGGAATGAATTATTTGCACAACTGCACTCCAATGATAGTACATCGTGATTTAAAATCTCCAAATCTTCTAGTTGATAAAAATTGGGTAGTGAAG GTATCAGATTTTGGGCTCTCACGAATGAAGCACAACACATTTCTCTCTTCAAGGTCAGCTGCAGGGACG GCTGAGTGGATGGCCCCAGAAGTGCTAAGAAATGAACCATCAGATGAAAA GTGTGACGTATATAGTTTTGGCGTTATACTATGGGAGCTCTGCACATTGCAGCAACCATGGGGTGGAATGAACCCAATGCAAGTTGTTGGTGCTGTTGGATTTCAACAGCGACGTCTTGAGATTCCAGATGGGATGGATCCAGTCATTGCAGATGTTATTAGGAAGTGCTGGCAAAC AGATCCAAAATTGAGGCCAACATTTGCAGAGATCATGGCTGCTTTGAAGCCATTACAGAAGCCTATAACAGGTGCACAAGTGCCTAGACGAAGTTCATCTACGAGAGGTGGACATGAGAAAGGCCAAGTGTCGCGCGAAGAAGAAGAGCAGGCCGGATAA
- the LOC110618278 gene encoding probable serine/threonine-protein kinase SIS8 isoform X4 — MKNFFKKLHITSNQSHDAAEGSNSSKGTNKPINPSSPDRILPSRSHEHNPFSGISSWLNPVANRKSPSPPSSSNVTGGERTEPSDSISSNSGLDFVSDAARRESGSTTSRDPEIEEEYHIQLALELSAREDPEAVQIEAVKQISLGTCAPENTPAEVVAYRYWNYNALNYDDKIMDGFYDLYGIFMESTSERMPSLVDLQGTPVSDNVSWEAVLVNRVADANLLKLEQKALEMAVKLRSESPISTDRDFVQKLAVLVSDYMGGSVGDPDNITRAWRSLSYSLKATLGSMVLPLGSLTIGLARHRALMFKVLVDSVGVPCRLVKGHQYTGSDDVAMNFVKIDDGREYIVDLMAAPGTLIPSDVAGSHIVYDESFFSSSHLSQAIDSSHRASSSSGVASSFEEHSDVGTLEKKSRLRNVAGSRNQSDERCEFHEFANMTRTIKGEEESKMILDDFKKCSNVEKGPGRESPVRPSYPFTHGRSPSWTEGVSSPAAHRLKVKDVSQYMIDAAKENPQLAQKLHDVLLESGVVAPPSLFTEIYHEQLDGSTNEAKSPAEDKDDYKQISEARHMKDQDDLGPAQFLPPLPHQRLHYKASPVSNQPEQLKPVEDLRLNHPFETIDVTRQPVSLQSEATSASCAKNVPVAAAAAAAAVVASSMVVAVAKSSTDSNLPVAAAAAAAATTAAVSKQYEQCTRSDGDAKSSGYESRGSKDHGNGGQERGTPGENSEGQRMSDRSAGNDSLKSDAGLDDIAECDIPWEEITLGERIGLGSYGEVYRGDWHGTEVAVKRFLDQGISGESLEEFRSEVRIMKRLRHPNVVLFMGAVTHAPNLSIVTEFLPRGSLYRLIHRPNNQLDERRRLRMALDTARGMNYLHNCTPMIVHRDLKSPNLLVDKNWVVKVSDFGLSRMKHNTFLSSRSAAGTAEWMAPEVLRNEPSDEKCDVYSFGVILWELCTLQQPWGGMNPMQVVGAVGFQQRRLEIPDGMDPVIADVIRKCWQT, encoded by the exons ATGAAGAACTTTTTTAAGAAGCTCCATATCACGTCTAATCAATCACATGATGCAGCAGAGGGGTCAAATTCATCAAAGGGCACTAATAAGCCCATTAATCCATCTTCCCCTGATAGGATTTTGCCCTCTAGGTCCCATGAGCATAACCCCTTCTCAGGTATTTCCAGTTGGTTGAATCCTGTTGCCAATAGAAAAAGTCCTAGTCCACCATCATCTTCAAATGTGACAGGAGGAGAGAGGACTGAACCATCTGATTCAATTAGCAGTAATAGTGGTTTGGATTTTGTTTCTGATGCAGCCAGGCGTGAGTCAGGGTCTACGACATCGAGGGATCCTGAAATTGAGGAGGAATATCATATTCAGCTAGCTTTGGAGTTGAGTGCTAGAGAGGATCCTGAGGCAGTTCAGATTGAGGCTGTTAAGCAAATAAGTCTGGGCACTTGTGCTCCTGAGAATACTCCAGCTGAAGTTGTTGCTTATAGATACTGG AATTACAATGCTCTTAACTATGATGACAAGATCATGGATGGTTTCTATGACCTGTATGGAATTTTCATGGAGTCCACATCAGAAAGAATGCCTTCACTAGTTGATTTGCAAGGAACACCAGTTTCAGATAATGTCAGCTGGGAAGCAGTACTTGTGAATAGGGTTGCTGATGCTAACTTGTTGAAACTTGAACAGAAGGCACTTGAGATGGCGGTCAAGTTAAGGTCTGAATCTCCAATTTCCACAGATAGAGATTTTGTGCAAAAGCTTGCTGTTTTAGTTTCTGATTACATGGGTGGATCAGTTGGGGATCCTGACAACATCACTAGGGCATGGCGGAGTCTTAGCTACAGTTTGAAAGCAACACTTGGGAGCATGGTTTTGCCACTTGGTTCTCTTACAATTGGATTGGCTCGCCATCGTGCATTAATGTTCAAG GTTTTGGTGGATAGTGTGGGTGTACCTTGCCGGCTGGTAAAAGGTCATCAATACACTGGTTCTGATGATGTGGCCATGAATTTCGTAAAGATTGATGATGGAAG GGAGTACATTGTTGATCTAATGGCAGCTCCTGGCACTCTTATTCCTTCTGATGTAGCTGGATCACATATAGTATATGATgagtctttcttttcttctagtCATTTGTCTCAAGCCATTGACTCATCTCATAGAGCTTCTTCTAGTAGTGGAGTAGCTAGTTCATTTGAAGAACATTCAGATGTTGGCACACTGGAGAAGAAATCCAGATTAAGGAATGTCGCTGGTTCCAGAAATCAATCTGATGAAAGGTGTGAATTTCATGAATTTGCAAACATGACCAGGACAATCAAAGGTGAAGAAGAATCAAAGATGATCTTGGATGATTTTAAGAAATGTTCTAATGTAGAGAAGGGGCCGGGGCGGGAGAGTCCTGTAAGGCCTAGTTATCCTTTTACCCATGGAAGATCTCCTTCATGGACTGAAGGTGTTAGCTCTCCTGCTGCTCATAGATTGAAAGTGAAAGATGTTTCACAATACATGATTGATGCCGCCAAAGAAAATCCACAATTAGCTCAGAAACTTCATGATGTATTACTAGAAAGTGGTGTTGTCGCTCCCCCTAGCTTGTTTACTGAAATTTATCATGAGCAGTTAGACGGATCAACTAATGAAGCCAAGTCCCCTGCAGAGGATAAGGATGACTACAAACAGATCAGTGAAGCCAGGCATATGAAAGATCAAGATGATCTCGGTCCTGCTCAATTTTTGCCCCCTCTGCCTCATCAGAGACTGCATTATAAGGCAAGTCCTGTTTCTAACCAACCTGAGCAACTTAAACCTGTTGAAGATTTAAGGTTAAACCATCCTTTTGAGACAATAGATGTCACTAGACAACCTGTGTCATTGCAGTCTGAAGCAACTTCAGCGAGTTGTGCAAAAAATGTTCCTGTTGCTGCAGCAGCCGCTGCTGCAGCTGTTGTTGCATCTTCTATGGTTGTTGCTGTGGCAAAGTCAAGCACTGACTCAAACCTTCCTGTAGCTGCTGCTGCCGCTGCTGCTGCAACAACTGCAGCTGTCAGTAAGCAGTATGAGCAGTGCACAAGAAGTGATGGCGATGCAAAAAGTTCTGGTTATGAGTCACGAGGTAGCAAAGACCATGGAAATGGTGGCCAAGAACGTGGTACTCCAGGGGAAAATtcagaaggccagagaatgtcTGATAGATCAGCTGGCAATGATAGCTTGAAATCTGATGCAGGACTAGATGACATCGCAGAGTGTGACATTCCATGGGAGGAAATCACCTTGGGTGAACGCATTGGACTTG GGTCATATGGAGAGGTATATCGTGGAGATTGGCATGGAACT GAAGTGGCTGTGAAGAGGTTCCTGGACCAAGGTATTTCTGGTGAATCACTTGAAGAATTCAGAAGTGAG GTTCGAATCATGAAAAGACTCAGACATCCCAATGTGGTTCTTTTCATGGGAGCGGTAACTCATGCCCCAAATCTTTCCATAGTTACAGAATTTCTTCCCAG AGGTAGTTTATATAGATTAATTCACAGGCCCAACAATCAATTAGACGAGCGGAGGCGTTTGAGGATGGCTCTTGATACT GCCCGAGGAATGAATTATTTGCACAACTGCACTCCAATGATAGTACATCGTGATTTAAAATCTCCAAATCTTCTAGTTGATAAAAATTGGGTAGTGAAG GTATCAGATTTTGGGCTCTCACGAATGAAGCACAACACATTTCTCTCTTCAAGGTCAGCTGCAGGGACG GCTGAGTGGATGGCCCCAGAAGTGCTAAGAAATGAACCATCAGATGAAAA GTGTGACGTATATAGTTTTGGCGTTATACTATGGGAGCTCTGCACATTGCAGCAACCATGGGGTGGAATGAACCCAATGCAAGTTGTTGGTGCTGTTGGATTTCAACAGCGACGTCTTGAGATTCCAGATGGGATGGATCCAGTCATTGCAGATGTTATTAGGAAGTGCTGGCAAAC GTGA